From Alloacidobacterium dinghuense:
AGCGCTCACGGAAATGCTTTTGAACCACGAGGTCACCAATGACCAGGCTCTCGCCTTCGCCCACGGATACCTGCATGACAATGCCGCCAGGCTTTACGCTAAATAAGTAGACGAGGGGAGTCGTCAGCGACACCTCTGTAACATCCCACAAATAAGATCAACTCATTGGACGGAACATCACCCAGACATGGAACCGAATGAAGCGCAGGAATTGCAGGAAGAACATGAACAGGCTGCCAGAAATCCCAGCCTTCGCCCCGTAAGCTTCACCATGAGCGTACTCGCCGTGCTCGTGGCCATTTCCACAGTGCTTGGACACCGCACGCACACGGAGGCAGTCCTTGCCCAAGCCAGGGCCAGTGATCAATGGAATGAATACCAGGCAAAGAAAATCCGTCTGAATGAAACGCAATTGACCTCTGACATCTTGTCCATTCTTGCCGTCCATGACGACAAGGCAAAGAAACTGATGGACGGCTACAAAGCTCATTCGGACAAATGGGGCGCCGACCTGCAACAGGAAGAAGATAAGGCTCATGAGTTTGAAGCCGAGGTAAGACGATCTGAGCGTAAAGCCAACCGCTTTGATCTAGGTGAGGCTCTTCTCGAAATCGGTCTCGTTGTCACCTCAATAACTTTGCTCACGCGGCAACGCGCCTACTGGTATCTCGGCATGGGGTTCGGAATTGCGGGGATGGCCGTCTGCGTCACCGTTCTGCTTCTGCATCTCTAACGAAACGAAGCCTTTGACGGGCGGAGAATATTGGCCTGCGCCCCATTTCAGACGAACGATAAAGTAATCTGTTCGTGGAAACAAACATGCTTACCCGGCTCCGCCTCTTCTTTACGGCCCTCCTGCTTTGCAGCGTCTTCACACTGGCGCAGACCGCGCCAGTCATTACCGTCGACAATGGGCCCAACGCACTCGTTCAGGAACGGAAGCACTACGTTGTGCTCGTCTCGCTCGATGGCTTCCGTTACGACTACGCGAAAAAGTACGGCGCAACTCACCTGCTGGCGCTTGCGAAGCA
This genomic window contains:
- a CDS encoding DUF4337 domain-containing protein — encoded protein: MEPNEAQELQEEHEQAARNPSLRPVSFTMSVLAVLVAISTVLGHRTHTEAVLAQARASDQWNEYQAKKIRLNETQLTSDILSILAVHDDKAKKLMDGYKAHSDKWGADLQQEEDKAHEFEAEVRRSERKANRFDLGEALLEIGLVVTSITLLTRQRAYWYLGMGFGIAGMAVCVTVLLLHL